In the Muricauda sp. MAR_2010_75 genome, one interval contains:
- a CDS encoding PaaI family thioesterase, translating into MEAHKEKILSVCNEICKGTLMETLDITYIDVGENFLLARMPVTPKVHQPDGVLHGGASVALAESVGSAASYIFLNAKEFFVRGIEISANHVKSIKEGFVYARASILHKGKTTQLWEIKITDEDGKLISNCKLTTIALPRK; encoded by the coding sequence ATGGAAGCACACAAAGAGAAGATTCTCTCAGTTTGCAACGAAATTTGCAAAGGGACATTGATGGAAACCTTGGACATTACCTATATTGATGTGGGGGAGAACTTTTTACTGGCCCGAATGCCTGTAACCCCTAAGGTACATCAGCCTGATGGCGTGCTGCACGGGGGAGCCTCCGTGGCGTTGGCCGAAAGTGTGGGAAGTGCCGCTTCGTACATCTTTTTAAATGCAAAGGAATTTTTTGTGAGGGGCATCGAAATTTCCGCAAACCATGTAAAGTCCATCAAAGAGGGTTTTGTGTATGCGCGAGCATCCATCTTGCACAAGGGCAAGACAACCCAACTTTGGGAGATAAAGATTACCGATGAGGACGGAAAACTGATTTCCAACTGTAAACTGACCACCATTGCCCTACCCAGAAAATAA